CTAAATACTATTTTTGCAAATTATTTAAAGAACACACCGGTATCACAATTCATCAATATGTAAACGAATTCCGAGTCAATAAATCTAAGGAACTACTCTCTTATTCTAAACTTCCCATTAATGCAGTAGCGGCAGCGGTTGGGTTTCAAAACCCGTTAACTTACATCCGTTGTTTTAAACGTTCCACACAGATGACCCCGAGCGAATATAGGGAAAACTTTTAATCACTCAAGCTCTTTTCTTACTTAACAGAAAAGGGCTTGTTTTATAATTATATTTACCGCTTTTTTATTATAGCATATTTATTTTCGTTTGTCACGTCAAAATCACTAATTTATAATAACAAGTTTGCTACAAATTTATTACAAAATAGTATAAATTTTCTTGATTTTAAAATTAATTTGATATTAATATAAATAATAACAGTAAAAACAAGAAAAATTGCTCAAATAGAATTGAATCTACTTTATAGTTCTGGTATAATATGAATAATTTGTAACGTATTGATGTATTAAGAAATATAAAGACTTAATTGAGGAGGATTTCATGGAATTTCAAGCGATTTCTGTAGGATGGCTCTCTATCTTACCTCCAATTATCGCAATTATTCTGGCGCTTATCACCAAAGAGGTTATTTCTTCTTTATTAATTGGCATCCTTTCTGGAAGTTTTATCTATGTACTCCACAGTGGAGGAAATCCTGTAGTAGGAACTGTGGAAACAAGTTTTAAGCTTATGGCTAACCGCATGGATGTACAAATCCTGTTATTTTTAGGGTTGTTAGGTGCATTGGTGGTAGTTATTGGTATGGCAGGAGGTAGCCGTGCTTATGGGCAATGGGCTAGTAAAAAATTAAAATCCAAACGTTCCTCTTTACTAGCTACTGCGCTACTGGGTGCTTGTATCTTTATTGACGATTATTTTAACTGCTTAACTGTTGGTACTGTAATGCGACCATTAACTGACAAACACGGCATTTCTCGCGCTAAGTTAGCTTATATTATTGATGCTACTGCCGGTCCAATTTGTATTATCGCACCCATTTCCAGCTGGGCAGTAGCTGTTGGTTCCAATCTGCGCATTACAGGAGAATTTGAAAGTGACTTGGCCGCTTTTGTAGCGACAATTCCTTATAATTTATACGCAATTCTTAGTTTAATTATGATTGTAATGGTATGTCTGTTTAATCTAGATTTTGGTTCTATGGCAAAAGCTGAATTTGCTGCGCAGCAGGAAGATACAGGTGTGGTAGACAATAATTTGGAAGAAGAATACCCTGTTTCTACAAAAGGGCGCGTTTGGGACATGTTAATTCCAGTATTGGCTTTAATTATTTTTTCTGTTTTCGCAATGCTATATAATGGTGGTTATTGGAGTGGAGATCCTGCGTTACATTCTATTCCTGCGGCATTCGGGAATTGTAATGCATCAGAAGCATTAGTAATCGGTGCGTTTGGTGCGTTAATTATAGCTTTTCTTTTATTTATTCCCAGAAAAATTATTTCTTTCCAAAATTTTATGGAAGGGATTACAAAAGGTGTAAAATCCATGGTACCCGCTTTTATTGTATTAATTTTAGCTTGGACCATTAGTGGGGTCTGCCAGGATTTATTGATGACAGGGGATTTTGTAAAGGATTTGGTAGCAGCTAGTTCCATACCATCTGCATTAATACCAGCAGTAGTATTTCTTGTTGCAGCTTTTTTATCTTTTGCTATGGGAACTGCGTGGGGTACATTTGGAATCTTGATTCCTATTATAGTACCAATTTGTAGTTCGATTGCTCCAGATTTAATGGTAGTTTCATTATCTGCAACACTGGCTGGAAGTGTTTTTGGTGATCACTGCTCCCCTATTTCGGATACCACGATCCTTTCCTCCACAGGGGCCGGCTGTAAACATATCCAACATGTTTCTACTCAGCTTCCATACGCTATTACTGTAGCATGTTGTTGTCTAATTGGATATTTAATCGCTGGATTTAGTAAAGC
This is a stretch of genomic DNA from Clostridium facile. It encodes these proteins:
- a CDS encoding Na+/H+ antiporter NhaC family protein is translated as MEFQAISVGWLSILPPIIAIILALITKEVISSLLIGILSGSFIYVLHSGGNPVVGTVETSFKLMANRMDVQILLFLGLLGALVVVIGMAGGSRAYGQWASKKLKSKRSSLLATALLGACIFIDDYFNCLTVGTVMRPLTDKHGISRAKLAYIIDATAGPICIIAPISSWAVAVGSNLRITGEFESDLAAFVATIPYNLYAILSLIMIVMVCLFNLDFGSMAKAEFAAQQEDTGVVDNNLEEEYPVSTKGRVWDMLIPVLALIIFSVFAMLYNGGYWSGDPALHSIPAAFGNCNASEALVIGAFGALIIAFLLFIPRKIISFQNFMEGITKGVKSMVPAFIVLILAWTISGVCQDLLMTGDFVKDLVAASSIPSALIPAVVFLVAAFLSFAMGTAWGTFGILIPIIVPICSSIAPDLMVVSLSATLAGSVFGDHCSPISDTTILSSTGAGCKHIQHVSTQLPYAITVACCCLIGYLIAGFSKANVFLSLGSSLLLLIIAVILLHRFSSKQIAQLKAQQSDKSLKN